The following proteins come from a genomic window of Phoenix dactylifera cultivar Barhee BC4 unplaced genomic scaffold, palm_55x_up_171113_PBpolish2nd_filt_p 000852F, whole genome shotgun sequence:
- the LOC120107410 gene encoding pto-interacting protein 1-like, with the protein MSCFACCGEDDVHRTADSGGPYMGTHSAGNDGTYRAAEPAPKGVQTVKVQPIAVPAIIVEEIKEVTRNFGDEALIGEGSFGRVYFGVLKNGRSAAIKKLDASKQPDQEFLAQVSMVSRLKHENVVELIGYCVDGNLRVLAYEFATMGSLHDILHGMDHKAIFYWLKLAL; encoded by the exons ATGTCATGCTTCGCATGCTGTGGAGAAGATGATGTCCATCGAACAGCCGATAGCGGAGGTCCCTATATGGGAACCCATTCAGCAG GGAATGATGGAACATATCGTGCTGCAGAGCCTGCCCCTAAGGGTGTTCAAACTGTAAAAGTCCAGCCTATTGCAGTTCCAGCCATTATTGTAGAAGAAATAAAGGAAGTTACTAGAAATTTTGGTGATGAGGCGTTAATTGGGGAGGGTTCATTTGGCAGAGTGTATTTTGGTGTGCTTAAAAACGGGAGAAGTGCAGCCATAAAAAAATTAGATGCAAGCAAGCAGCCAGACCAAGAATTTTTGGCACAG GTTTCCATGGTATCAAGGCTAAAACATGAAAATGTTGTGGAGCTGATCGGTTATTGTGTTGATGGGAATCTCCGTGTTCTTGCCTATGAGTTTGCTACTATGGGATCCCTTCATGATATTCTTCATGGTATGGACCATAAAGCTATATTTTATTGGCTTAAATTAGCTCTATAA